In a single window of the Acinetobacter tibetensis genome:
- a CDS encoding acyl-CoA dehydrogenase C-terminal domain-containing protein, which yields MPIYNAPLADMKFILNDVFNAEQFWQSNENLAHLDAATAEAILEEMAKFAQNVTLPLNRTGDEEGATYNNGTVTTPAGFKEAFKQYAQGGWIGLGAEEEWGGQGMPKMLTVLSDEMLFATNPSFMLYPLLSVGAGMALNSYASQEQKETYLPKIYSGEWSGTMCLTEPHSGTDLGIIKTKAERNEDGTYNITGTKIFITGGDHDLAENIIHLVLAKTPDAPAGSRGISLFIVPKFMVNEDGSVGERNAAGPGSIEHKMGIKASATCVMNFDGAKGYLVGKENEGLAAMFVMMNYERLSMGIQGLGASEFAYQNAAQYATDRLQGRSASGVKSPNKPADSILVHGDVRRMLLNVRANNEASRAFAVYVGQQLDITKFSTDAAAVKKANDRVALLTPIAKAYLTDTAFQATLDAQMCFGGHGYIREWGMEQCVRDLRIAQIYEGTNGVQSQDLIGRKTIKCNGAYIAEYIEEIRDFANSLDADLNFIKDATLDAATEIADLTQFVLAQAAESVEFPNAAAVDYLHAVGLLSFAYMFARIANAAKDKDGEFFQNKLALAQYFAQRILPELDMRIAKVKAGSDLIMNFSENYFTSQA from the coding sequence ATGCCAATTTATAACGCACCGCTTGCAGATATGAAATTCATCTTAAATGATGTTTTTAACGCAGAACAATTCTGGCAGTCGAACGAAAATCTAGCGCATTTAGATGCCGCGACTGCAGAAGCTATTTTGGAAGAAATGGCAAAATTTGCGCAAAATGTAACGCTTCCGCTAAACCGTACAGGTGATGAGGAAGGTGCAACTTATAACAATGGCACAGTAACGACACCTGCTGGTTTCAAAGAAGCATTTAAGCAATATGCCCAAGGTGGCTGGATTGGTTTAGGTGCAGAAGAAGAATGGGGTGGTCAAGGCATGCCAAAAATGCTGACTGTACTTTCTGACGAAATGCTATTCGCAACCAACCCTTCTTTCATGCTTTACCCATTACTTTCTGTGGGTGCTGGTATGGCACTGAACAGTTATGCCTCTCAAGAGCAAAAAGAAACCTATTTACCTAAAATTTACTCTGGTGAATGGTCAGGCACCATGTGCTTAACAGAACCCCACTCAGGTACAGATTTAGGCATTATCAAAACTAAAGCTGAACGTAACGAAGACGGTACTTACAACATTACGGGTACTAAAATCTTCATTACTGGCGGTGACCACGACTTAGCTGAAAACATCATTCACTTGGTGTTGGCGAAAACTCCAGATGCACCTGCGGGTTCACGTGGTATTTCATTATTCATCGTGCCGAAATTCATGGTAAACGAAGATGGTTCAGTGGGTGAGCGTAATGCTGCTGGTCCAGGTTCAATCGAACACAAAATGGGGATCAAAGCCTCTGCAACTTGCGTCATGAACTTTGACGGTGCAAAAGGTTACCTCGTCGGTAAAGAAAACGAAGGTCTTGCAGCAATGTTCGTCATGATGAACTACGAACGTTTATCAATGGGTATTCAAGGTCTTGGCGCATCTGAATTTGCTTACCAAAATGCAGCACAATATGCGACGGATCGTTTACAAGGTCGTAGCGCTTCTGGTGTGAAATCTCCAAACAAACCAGCAGACAGTATTTTGGTGCATGGTGATGTACGTCGTATGTTGTTAAACGTACGTGCCAACAACGAAGCTTCTCGTGCATTTGCTGTGTATGTGGGTCAACAGTTAGACATCACCAAATTCTCGACTGATGCGGCAGCGGTGAAAAAAGCCAATGACCGCGTTGCACTTCTTACACCAATTGCGAAAGCTTACTTAACTGACACTGCATTCCAAGCAACGCTTGATGCACAAATGTGCTTCGGTGGTCATGGTTATATCCGTGAATGGGGTATGGAACAATGTGTTCGTGACTTACGTATCGCACAAATCTACGAAGGAACCAATGGCGTTCAATCTCAAGACTTGATCGGTCGTAAAACCATTAAGTGTAACGGTGCCTACATTGCAGAATACATCGAAGAAATTCGTGATTTCGCTAATAGTTTAGATGCGGACTTAAACTTCATTAAAGACGCAACTTTGGATGCAGCGACAGAAATTGCCGACCTGACTCAATTCGTACTTGCTCAAGCGGCTGAAAGCGTAGAATTCCCAAATGCAGCAGCAGTAGACTACTTACATGCTGTGGGCTTACTCAGCTTCGCTTATATGTTTGCTCGCATTGCCAATGCAGCAAAAGACAAAGATGGCGAGTTCTTCCAAAACAAATTGGCACTTGCTCAATACTTCGCACAACGTATTCTTCCAGAATTAGACATGCGTATTGCTAAAGTAAAAGCAGGTTCTGACTTGATTATGAATTTCAGTGAAAATTACTTCACTAGCCAAGCATAA
- a CDS encoding phosphate-starvation-inducible protein PsiE: MSERDTKVVKIETLLDRLGNLAVESFHYIALFIIGCMVAWSAVHTVIEILTVKQYATIDDILLLFIYLELGAMVGIYFKTNHMPVRFLIYVAITALTRLLISDIQHDHKADMDLVIITGSILILALAILIVRYASWTFPSVMRDKHQDQPLPQGKTPRPEDDELA; encoded by the coding sequence ATGTCTGAACGAGATACTAAAGTGGTTAAAATTGAAACCCTCCTCGACCGATTAGGCAATTTAGCAGTTGAAAGCTTTCACTACATTGCCCTATTCATTATTGGCTGTATGGTGGCATGGTCCGCCGTTCATACCGTAATCGAAATCCTCACCGTCAAACAATACGCCACCATTGACGATATTCTGTTGTTATTTATCTATTTAGAATTGGGTGCCATGGTTGGCATTTATTTTAAAACCAATCACATGCCTGTCCGCTTTCTGATTTATGTGGCAATTACCGCCCTCACCCGTCTTTTAATTTCAGATATTCAACACGATCATAAAGCCGATATGGACTTGGTAATTATTACAGGTTCAATCTTGATTCTTGCGCTAGCCATTTTAATTGTGCGTTATGCGTCATGGACGTTTCCTTCCGTCATGCGTGATAAACATCAAGATCAACCCTTACCTCAAGGTAAAACCCCGCGCCCTGAAGATGATGAATTGGCTTAA
- a CDS encoding RcnB family protein, producing MLSSNYAFADANGWSNYQGTSTKRPNYRPYPPQPPYPNRPYPPQDHRPPNWNRPQANVSINLQAPTYTQYNHQSTSYVFGDANSRIESSNYRIINDWQRLGLPEPPQNMYWIFENGRYVLVPR from the coding sequence ATGCTGAGTTCTAACTATGCCTTCGCAGATGCCAATGGCTGGTCAAACTATCAGGGCACCAGTACCAAACGCCCGAATTATCGACCTTATCCACCGCAACCGCCTTATCCAAACCGACCTTATCCGCCACAGGATCATCGGCCACCCAATTGGAATCGACCACAAGCCAATGTCAGTATTAATTTACAGGCGCCTACTTATACTCAATACAATCATCAAAGTACCAGTTATGTTTTTGGTGATGCCAATTCGCGCATTGAAAGTTCAAATTATCGGATTATCAATGATTGGCAACGTTTAGGATTACCTGAACCGCCACAAAACATGTACTGGATCTTTGAAAATGGTCGCTATGTATTAGTCCCAAGATAG
- a CDS encoding phospholipase D family protein: protein MRIFRKIHHKLNWTPQRYVAVIVSFLALGYLASGIYHTLKPLPEGLNYTGKLRHAQVKFLADQTYLTRDGKQQQQHVIFNEMLKMIDEAQTTIVLDMFLFNKEVGESKLQQQALTQQLTDALISKRRQFPQVEIKFITDPINSVYGGVAPEHYRQLRQAGIDVIETDLRPLRASNPTWSGFWYLCCQNAGNNPEKGWLPNPFGKEPITLRSYFNLFNFKANHRKTLVVDTAQGWKALVTSMNPHDGSSRHSNIALVVTGNTAIDILKTEQAVGRMSGGDMPVIILGEFEAAKTEPQVQVLTEQAILDATLNLITTAKKHDQIDLAMFYLSERQIIQALIAAQERGVQLRVLLDPNKDAFGRQKNGIPNRQVASELHEAGIAVRWCNTQGEQCHSKMIVKRSANSSEMILGSANFTARNIKNYNLETDLRVLGSTQAPVFQDANQYFNTAWSNLEGKQMSVDYTKYADDSKLKYALYRFMEWSGLSTF from the coding sequence ATGCGTATTTTCCGAAAAATTCATCATAAATTAAATTGGACACCGCAGCGTTATGTTGCGGTGATTGTCAGTTTCTTGGCACTGGGCTATTTGGCTTCAGGGATTTATCATACGCTAAAGCCATTACCCGAAGGTTTAAATTACACAGGGAAACTACGGCATGCCCAAGTGAAGTTTTTAGCGGATCAGACTTATTTAACCCGTGATGGCAAACAGCAGCAACAGCATGTCATTTTTAATGAAATGTTAAAAATGATTGATGAAGCCCAAACCACCATTGTATTGGATATGTTTTTATTCAATAAAGAAGTGGGTGAGTCGAAGCTGCAACAGCAAGCTTTAACCCAACAATTAACCGATGCCTTAATTTCGAAACGCCGTCAGTTTCCGCAGGTTGAAATTAAATTTATTACCGATCCCATTAATTCAGTCTATGGTGGCGTAGCGCCTGAACATTATCGTCAACTGCGTCAGGCAGGCATTGATGTGATTGAAACCGATTTGCGTCCACTCCGGGCATCAAATCCAACTTGGTCAGGTTTCTGGTATTTGTGCTGTCAAAATGCAGGCAATAATCCCGAAAAAGGTTGGTTGCCAAATCCATTCGGTAAAGAACCAATTACCTTACGCAGTTATTTTAATTTGTTTAATTTTAAAGCCAATCATCGTAAAACTTTGGTGGTGGATACTGCACAGGGGTGGAAGGCTTTAGTCACTTCGATGAACCCACATGATGGCAGTTCGCGACATTCTAATATCGCTTTAGTGGTGACGGGAAATACCGCCATCGATATTTTAAAGACTGAGCAAGCGGTCGGTCGAATGTCTGGTGGTGACATGCCTGTGATTATTCTGGGTGAGTTTGAAGCCGCCAAAACAGAACCCCAAGTGCAAGTCTTGACGGAACAAGCAATTTTAGATGCGACGTTAAACTTAATTACGACTGCAAAAAAACACGATCAGATTGATTTGGCAATGTTCTATTTATCTGAACGACAAATTATTCAAGCCCTTATTGCAGCACAGGAGCGTGGTGTGCAACTGCGGGTTTTACTTGACCCGAATAAAGATGCTTTTGGACGTCAAAAAAATGGCATTCCAAACCGTCAGGTGGCATCGGAGTTACATGAAGCGGGCATAGCTGTGCGTTGGTGTAATACCCAAGGTGAACAATGCCACAGTAAAATGATTGTGAAGCGGAGTGCGAATAGCAGTGAGATGATTTTAGGTTCAGCCAATTTTACTGCGAGAAATATTAAAAATTATAATTTAGAGACAGACTTGCGTGTATTGGGTTCGACTCAGGCCCCAGTGTTCCAAGATGCGAATCAGTATTTTAATACAGCATGGTCAAACCTTGAAGGGAAACAAATGAGTGTGGACTATACCAAGTACGCGGATGACTCGAAGTTGAAATATGCGTTGTATCGTTTTATGGAATGGAGTGGTTTATCGACGTTTTAA
- the znuD gene encoding zinc piracy TonB-dependent receptor ZnuD — protein MLFHKNLLSVAILAVIAPSAFAQDDESTQKLETIQVTAHPLVQTAVDYSAADNVIKSDQLAQGGTTIGEALSDQVGVYSNQFGPGASRPVIRGQDAARVKVLANASETMDVSTLSPDHAVTVDPTLAKQIEIVRGPSTLLYGAGNVGGLVNVTDNKIPTQMPENGYEGKLGVRYNTGNDEKLATAGVTVGLGDQVALRVEGLKRDANNYIAPDYVHEGEKERRVDNTFAESQNVTLGLSWIYDRGFTGISYTNRQDQYGLPGHNHEYESCEASGNVLIGCGEGEDDHSAHGEHDSAHDEHVHETGPWVDLKSERYDFRSELADPFAGFQKLRVQASYTDYQHDEIEEGQAATTFKSEGYDTRLELLHNPIGAWEGVIGTQFGRQKLDITGEEALFAGPSTTDKWSLFALEHRQWNDVHFELAARLDQQSIDIDSPQKDYDDHAFSYSGAANWAFAPNYKLSLVASHQERLPMAQELYSQGKHLATNTYELGNENLAVEKSNNLELGFHYDTDRLNYHVHVFHNWFDDYIYAQTLDRYEDFRLIQYTQDKARFYGAEGEISYQLSPIYTATLFGDYVRGKIDAEGDAPRVPGGRVGTRFDADFGDGFSGTAEYYRAFKQDKIAVYETETDGYNMVNLGLAYAARLSDKTDYRVYAKANNLLDETVYNHASFLSTLPQMGRNFTVGLEFGF, from the coding sequence ATGTTATTTCATAAGAATTTACTTTCCGTTGCGATTCTTGCGGTAATCGCACCTTCTGCATTTGCACAAGATGATGAATCTACGCAAAAATTAGAAACCATTCAAGTGACAGCACATCCTTTGGTACAGACCGCAGTGGATTATTCTGCTGCCGATAATGTTATTAAGAGCGATCAGTTGGCACAAGGCGGTACCACCATAGGTGAAGCATTAAGTGATCAGGTCGGCGTATATTCCAATCAGTTTGGTCCAGGTGCCAGTCGCCCCGTGATTCGAGGACAAGATGCAGCACGTGTAAAAGTCTTGGCAAATGCTTCTGAAACCATGGATGTATCCACTTTATCGCCCGATCATGCGGTGACGGTTGATCCCACTTTGGCCAAGCAAATTGAAATTGTACGTGGCCCATCAACCTTATTGTATGGTGCTGGAAATGTGGGTGGTTTAGTTAATGTCACGGACAATAAGATTCCCACCCAGATGCCAGAGAACGGCTATGAAGGAAAACTTGGTGTACGTTACAACACGGGCAACGATGAAAAGTTAGCTACAGCAGGGGTAACAGTTGGTTTGGGTGATCAAGTTGCATTACGTGTTGAAGGCCTAAAACGCGATGCAAATAATTATATTGCCCCAGATTATGTTCATGAAGGTGAAAAAGAACGTCGTGTAGATAACACTTTTGCGGAGTCTCAAAATGTGACCTTGGGGTTGTCGTGGATTTATGATCGTGGTTTTACGGGAATTTCTTATACCAATCGTCAAGATCAATATGGATTGCCAGGTCATAATCATGAATATGAAAGCTGTGAAGCATCAGGAAATGTACTGATTGGCTGTGGAGAGGGTGAAGATGATCATTCAGCACATGGCGAACATGATTCAGCGCATGACGAGCACGTACATGAAACTGGTCCTTGGGTCGATCTAAAATCCGAGCGTTATGATTTTAGAAGTGAGTTGGCAGACCCATTTGCAGGCTTCCAAAAACTACGTGTACAAGCAAGTTATACCGATTATCAACATGATGAAATTGAAGAAGGTCAAGCTGCCACAACCTTTAAAAGCGAAGGTTATGACACGCGTTTAGAATTGCTGCATAACCCGATTGGGGCATGGGAAGGGGTAATCGGCACGCAGTTTGGTCGTCAAAAACTCGATATTACGGGAGAAGAAGCGTTATTTGCTGGGCCAAGTACCACAGATAAATGGAGCTTATTTGCTTTAGAGCATCGTCAATGGAACGATGTGCATTTTGAACTGGCAGCACGTTTGGATCAGCAAAGTATTGATATTGATTCGCCACAAAAAGATTATGACGATCATGCATTTTCTTATTCAGGTGCAGCAAACTGGGCATTTGCACCGAATTATAAATTGTCTTTGGTGGCCTCTCATCAAGAACGTTTACCGATGGCGCAGGAGCTATATTCACAAGGTAAGCATCTGGCAACCAATACCTATGAGTTGGGCAATGAAAATTTAGCTGTTGAGAAATCGAATAACCTTGAATTGGGTTTCCATTACGATACTGATCGACTGAACTATCATGTTCATGTGTTCCATAACTGGTTTGATGATTATATTTATGCGCAGACCTTAGATCGTTATGAAGATTTTCGTTTAATTCAATATACGCAAGATAAAGCACGCTTTTATGGGGCTGAAGGGGAAATCTCCTATCAACTGTCGCCAATCTATACTGCCACGTTATTTGGTGACTATGTGCGAGGAAAAATTGATGCTGAAGGGGATGCGCCACGTGTTCCTGGTGGCCGTGTAGGAACACGTTTTGATGCTGATTTTGGTGATGGTTTTTCAGGAACTGCGGAATATTACCGTGCCTTCAAGCAAGACAAAATTGCAGTCTATGAAACAGAAACAGATGGCTACAATATGGTAAATCTGGGTCTAGCTTATGCCGCCCGCCTTTCAGATAAAACAGATTATCGGGTTTATGCCAAAGCCAATAACCTGTTAGATGAAACCGTATATAACCACGCGTCATTCTTATCGACACTTCCACAAATGGGGCGGAACTTCACAGTTGGGTTGGAGTTCGGTTTTTAA
- a CDS encoding DUF4184 family protein has product MPFTLSHAVLAPPLAKLSKGYLPTAALAIGCMTPDLIRLFTQQDGGKTHLWNALIYPNLAIGLIFCLFWYLLYRPVLYRFLGLQDPLQLTQLKTSMGFIVGVVISILVGVSTHLIWDGLTHVDFRTFAFHDFLSQSISLFGQNFPVHRVLQIGTSIAALPILVWMCIHYFQQFRQREKVSLKIKLYAWSLCGLTLLSGIYSVWDYARYFSHEIWVADLYYFTGRSINEFSQAALVIFSAGCLIFMFFDQKQYFK; this is encoded by the coding sequence ATGCCCTTTACCCTGTCTCATGCTGTTCTCGCACCTCCTCTTGCTAAACTCAGCAAAGGATATTTACCCACTGCTGCCCTCGCGATTGGTTGTATGACGCCCGATCTGATACGGCTTTTTACCCAACAAGATGGCGGAAAAACCCATCTCTGGAATGCTTTAATTTATCCGAATTTGGCAATTGGACTGATTTTTTGTCTGTTCTGGTATTTACTCTATCGCCCTGTGTTATATCGTTTTTTAGGATTACAAGATCCATTACAGCTCACACAACTCAAAACAAGCATGGGTTTTATTGTAGGCGTTGTCATTAGCATTTTGGTTGGGGTAAGTACCCATCTCATTTGGGACGGCCTGACCCATGTCGACTTCAGAACCTTTGCCTTTCATGATTTCCTGAGTCAAAGCATCTCCCTATTCGGGCAGAATTTTCCTGTGCATCGTGTGCTTCAAATTGGCACATCAATCGCTGCATTACCCATTCTTGTTTGGATGTGTATCCATTATTTTCAACAGTTCCGACAAAGAGAAAAAGTTTCGCTCAAGATTAAGCTCTATGCTTGGAGTTTATGTGGCTTAACGTTGCTGAGTGGTATTTATTCAGTTTGGGATTATGCTCGTTATTTTTCTCATGAAATCTGGGTCGCAGATCTTTACTATTTTACCGGGCGAAGCATCAATGAATTTAGTCAAGCCGCTTTAGTCATCTTCAGCGCAGGCTGTCTTATTTTTATGTTCTTCGATCAAAAACAGTATTTCAAATAA